Proteins from a single region of Rhipicephalus sanguineus isolate Rsan-2018 chromosome 5, BIME_Rsan_1.4, whole genome shotgun sequence:
- the LOC119395038 gene encoding angiotensin-converting enzyme-like, translated as MRIASFTLVVLLFRERYTDTWCSPRRTAEIQEEERAKAYLEEVDAILADICYNNNVAEWNYETDVNDENDRKRVEQSLRSSELNRELWRNITHFKWTSFKDPTTRRAFKLLSVIDTAILPQDKQNEILSIISDMQGNYASARVCPFARKTSGHPNDCTLTFDEEIKDIMASSRNYNELLHVWNEWRRVSGKPAKGKFTRYVQLLNEAAKLNGFKDASGLWQNPYEYDGFEDNVKGLWEQLSPLYIQLHAYVRTRLREIYGTDKIQEDGPIPAHLLGTIHAQRWAPLYEATEPFPNKTALNVTAAMAENNISVADMFKIAEDFFTSLGLPGMPNSFWEKSVFTKPLDREIICHASAWDFCHNGDVRIKECAEVDMNNLLIIHHEMGHAEYFLKYAKQPMYFRDGANPGFHEAIGDTAALSVATPGHLKAIGLAEGDIEDEETELNHLYRTALNKVAMLPSAYVYDLWRWNVFRGVYKPEHYNDAWWELLLKHQGICPGVSRSSDDFDAPSKYHISANVPYIRYFVSVILQFQFYKALCEEANHVGPLHKCDFYRSKEAGRLFGDVLALGRSKPWPEVLSILTKGRTKKMDAAPLLEYFEPLHRWLQRQNGGKHVGWTSDNATVCPQT; from the exons AGCGAGCAAAAGCCTATCTTGAAGAGGTAGATGCCATTTTGGCCGACATTTGCTACAACAATAACGTTGCCGAGTGGAATTATGAGACTGACGTCAACGATGAAAATGACAGAAAGAGA GTGGAGCAGAGCCTCAGGTCCAGCGAGCTGAATAGAGAGTTGTGGAGGAACATCACGCACTTTAAATGGACCTCGTTTAAGGACCCCACAACCAGGAGGGCGTTCAAGCTGCTCTCTGTTATTGATACGGCTATTCTACCTCAGGACAAGCAGAACGAA ATATTGAGCATAATCAGCGACATGCAAGGCAACTACGCATCGGCGAGAGTTTGTCCTTTCGCTCGAAAAACAAGTGGTCATCCGAACGACTGCACCCTCACGTTCGACGAAG AGATCAAGGACATAATGGCGTCTTCGAGGAACTACAATGAATTGCTGCATGTTTGGAACGAGTGGCGAAGAGTGTCTGGAAAGCCTGCAAAAGGGAAATTCACCCGCTACGTTCAGCTCCTGAACGAAGCAGCGAAGCTCAACG GCTTCAAGGACGCCAGTGGGCTATGGCAGAACCCCTACGAGTACGATGGTTTCGAGGATAACGTAAAAGGGCTCTGGGAGCAACTGTCTCCCTTGTACATACAACTACATGCGTACGTCAGAACTAGATTGCGTGAGATATACGGTACTGATAAGATACAAGAGGATGGTCCCATACCGGCTCACCTCCTAG GGACAATACACGCCCAACGGTGGGCTCCTTTGTATGAGGCAACAGAACCTTTTCCGAACAAAACAGCTTTAAATGTGACTGCAGCTATGGCAGAAAAC AATATATCAGTCGCCGACATGTTTAAGATCGCAGAGGACTTCTTCACGTCGTTGGGTCTTCCTGGAATGCCGAACAGCTTTTGGGAGAAGTCCGTATTCACTAAGCCGCTTGACAGAGAAATTATCTGTCATGCTTCCGCCTGGGATTTCTGCCACAACGGCGATGTGAG AATCAAGGAATGCGCCGAAGTAGACATGAACAACCTCCTAATTATTCACCACGAAATGGGACATGCGGAATATTTCCTTAAATACGCCAAGCAACCAATGTACTTCAGAGATGGCGCCAACCCgg GATTCCACGAAGCGATCGGTGACACGGCTGCTCTCTCTGTGGCGACACCAGGGCACCTAAAGGCCATCGGACTCGCAGAGGGAGACATTGAAGATGAAG AAACTGAACTCAACCACTTGTACAGAACTGCCTTGAACAAAGTGGCCATGCTTCCTTCGGCCTACGTTTACGACCTGTGGCGTTGGAACGTGTTCAGAGGCGTCTACAAGCCGGAGCACTACAACGACGCTTGGTGGGAACTACT ACTCAAACACCAAGGAATCTGTCCCGGCGTTTCTCGCTCCTCGGATGACTTTGACGCGCCATCCAAGTATCACATATCTGCCAACGTGCCGTACATCAG GTACTTTGTCAGCGTCATACTACAGTTCCAGTTTTACAAGGCGCTCTGCGAAGAAGCCAATCACGTCGGGCCACTTCACAAATGCGACTTTTATCGCTCCAAAGAAGCAGGAAGGCTGTTTGG CGATGTACTTGCTCTTGGAAGGTCGAAACCATGGCCAGAAGTGCTGAGCATTCTGACCAAGGGCAGGACGAAGAAGATGGACGCTGCTCCATTGCTGGAATACTTCGAGCCTCTCCACCGGTGGCTCCAGAGGCAAAACGGCGGCAAGCACGTTGGATGGACAAGTGACAACGCCACCGTCTGTCCGCAGACCTGA